The proteins below come from a single Methanothrix thermoacetophila PT genomic window:
- a CDS encoding class I SAM-dependent methyltransferase — translation MTKVEREPAEILDNDGFYLEFENRFRGSQELVRSRLYVYLPFVLPLKSIYGELRAVDLGCGRGEWLELLKENGFQAEGVDLDDAMVNTCRSKGLSVEKADAIEHLERLDDESAVIVSGFHIIEHIPFESVKKLVKDAYRVLKPGGLLILETPNPESLIVSTTEFYLDPTHKRPIPPNLLHFLVECSGFARIKILRLNEPSQIQNPDEMSLADVFFGVSPDYAVVAQKGTSKEQMSLFDRAFDKKHGLARDELVMRYAEKEKQLIAYERERWRWLESEWRVMNSKIDRLADEMYQTLESERARAQMLERELRSVYSSKCWQITAPLRVGFDLLLGLKATIIDMPTKLRRKVVYVIMMVLGGFANFVLSHSILRRMAAYMLKRSRRLDAFSKSVLSSGLVERSVGSGDHSCLHLPPDISELSHHARHIYRDLKEATERSRR, via the coding sequence GTGACCAAAGTGGAGAGAGAACCTGCTGAAATTCTGGATAATGATGGATTTTACCTTGAATTTGAGAACAGGTTCCGTGGTTCTCAAGAACTGGTAAGATCTCGATTATATGTGTATCTTCCTTTCGTCCTGCCTCTAAAATCGATTTACGGGGAGCTCAGAGCCGTGGATCTTGGTTGTGGTAGAGGCGAATGGCTCGAGTTGCTCAAAGAGAATGGTTTCCAGGCCGAAGGTGTCGATCTCGACGATGCCATGGTCAACACATGCAGATCCAAAGGGCTATCGGTGGAAAAAGCGGATGCTATAGAACATCTAGAGAGACTCGATGATGAAAGTGCGGTAATAGTATCTGGTTTTCATATAATCGAGCATATACCATTCGAATCTGTGAAGAAGCTTGTGAAGGACGCATACCGCGTCCTCAAACCCGGTGGATTATTGATCCTGGAAACTCCAAACCCCGAGAGCCTCATTGTCAGCACAACGGAGTTCTACTTGGATCCAACCCATAAAAGGCCGATACCGCCAAACTTATTACATTTTTTAGTCGAATGCAGCGGGTTCGCAAGGATTAAGATACTGAGGCTTAATGAGCCGTCTCAAATACAGAATCCGGATGAGATGAGTCTGGCCGATGTGTTTTTCGGTGTCAGCCCCGACTACGCAGTAGTTGCTCAAAAAGGCACATCAAAAGAGCAAATGAGCTTATTTGATCGAGCTTTCGATAAGAAGCACGGACTTGCTAGAGATGAATTGGTAATGCGTTATGCAGAGAAAGAGAAGCAGCTTATCGCATATGAACGCGAACGGTGGCGATGGCTTGAGAGCGAATGGCGCGTAATGAATTCTAAGATAGACCGCTTAGCCGATGAGATGTACCAGACATTAGAGAGCGAACGTGCACGTGCGCAGATGCTCGAGCGCGAACTGAGGTCGGTGTACTCCAGCAAATGCTGGCAAATAACAGCGCCTCTGCGTGTGGGTTTTGATTTGCTTTTAGGATTAAAAGCGACGATAATAGATATGCCCACGAAGCTAAGGCGCAAGGTGGTTTACGTAATAATGATGGTGTTAGGTGGGTTTGCAAATTTTGTCTTATCACATTCCATATTGAGACGCATGGCAGCGTATATGTTAAAAAGATCTCGGCGTCTTGATGCATTCAGTAAGTCTGTACTCTCATCCGGATTGGTTGAGCGCAGCGTAGGAAGTGGAGATCATTCATGTCTGCATTTGCCACCGGATATATCAGAGCTCTCCCACCATGCTCGACATATCTACAGGGATCTCAAGGAAGCCACAGAAAGGAGCAGGAGGTGA
- a CDS encoding EamA family transporter — MNTIIIIIASVVFAALGQLCWKLGINQAGTLTLSSLPYLLLNLPVMLGFLMYGTSTIFWLVALSKKDLSFVYPFISLTYVLVLILSSVVLKEPLGINKLIGSIIIIIGLIIITRS; from the coding sequence ATGAATACGATTATTATAATTATCGCAAGTGTTGTCTTTGCAGCACTTGGTCAGCTTTGCTGGAAGCTTGGCATCAATCAAGCAGGCACGCTCACTCTCTCATCTCTTCCTTACTTATTGCTCAACCTCCCTGTTATGCTTGGCTTTTTGATGTACGGTACGAGCACGATCTTCTGGCTGGTTGCTTTGTCAAAAAAGGACCTGAGCTTCGTGTATCCGTTTATATCACTAACATACGTGCTGGTTCTAATACTATCAAGTGTTGTGTTGAAAGAGCCGCTTGGCATCAATAAATTGATTGGAAGTATTATAATAATAATTGGCCTGATAATAATAACTAGATCGTAA
- a CDS encoding glycosyltransferase family 2 protein has protein sequence MRVSLVVPAFNEVKGLPLVIAEYLEWVDEIIVVDDGSNDGTYEVAKRFAGEKVKIFRHDINRGKVAALRTGVKHASGDVIVFTDADYTYPARYVPELVREIEKGADLVLGARLQNRTNIPAFNRLGNNIFSFLATYISCMNIQDSQTGMRAFKREMFEKLDVNAKGLEFETKMTVRAAKLGYKIIEIPIEYRPRVGRSKLNPIKDGARMMVALISVAYTETSLLSKMILVPSLIFILIGLYTGSVSIYEKLYSGVIYHEFYPLLTAFLILVGVQLISLGLIVDYLTKKLDRIEERLVK, from the coding sequence ATGCGAGTATCGCTAGTAGTCCCGGCATTCAATGAGGTGAAAGGACTGCCCTTAGTCATTGCGGAGTACCTGGAATGGGTTGACGAGATCATAGTGGTGGATGATGGTTCCAATGATGGCACCTATGAGGTTGCAAAAAGATTCGCTGGGGAGAAAGTGAAAATTTTTAGGCATGATATAAACAGAGGTAAGGTAGCCGCCCTGCGAACTGGCGTGAAGCACGCCAGCGGGGATGTGATCGTGTTCACTGATGCAGATTACACGTATCCCGCTAGATACGTGCCCGAGCTCGTGAGGGAGATAGAGAAGGGCGCGGATCTTGTACTTGGCGCGAGGCTTCAGAACAGGACGAACATACCAGCATTTAACAGGCTCGGAAATAACATATTCTCATTTCTCGCAACCTACATTAGCTGCATGAATATTCAGGACAGCCAGACCGGCATGAGGGCGTTCAAGAGGGAGATGTTCGAGAAGCTCGACGTCAACGCTAAAGGCCTGGAGTTCGAGACCAAGATGACAGTAAGGGCTGCGAAGCTAGGCTACAAGATTATCGAGATACCCATAGAGTACAGGCCGCGGGTGGGAAGGTCCAAGCTGAACCCAATAAAGGATGGCGCCAGGATGATGGTTGCTCTCATCTCCGTGGCGTACACAGAGACGTCCTTGCTCTCGAAGATGATACTCGTGCCTTCCTTGATCTTCATTCTGATTGGTCTTTACACTGGATCTGTATCCATCTATGAGAAGTTGTATTCTGGTGTAATATATCATGAGTTTTACCCCCTACTCACCGCATTTCTTATACTTGTCGGCGTTCAGCTGATCTCGCTGGGTTTGATTGTGGATTATCTTACAAAGAAGCTTGACAGAATAGAGGAGCGTCTGGTGAAATAA
- a CDS encoding sugar phosphate isomerase/epimerase family protein, with protein sequence MRIYVSTSCLRNCMCLPQVLDAYTNAGIRHIELGSCHSYIEDIDELLKRYPDVEFVIHNYFPPPRDSFMMNLAAQDKIIRQQSLNICRRAIELCSYIGAEFYSFHPGFRIAGALGRDFSLSGKTIPYEEAFRNFTRSLDEILSYAREHKIKVALENLEHKNDAYMMTRPSEFTSVLEMFPELFLLLDLGHLKIASRRLCFTMEEFISCVHGRVIGVHVHENDSRSDLHLDPSKSELLEHISRINCDNIILESKNMTMTEIIRCVDSLWSRFAS encoded by the coding sequence TTGAGAATATACGTTTCAACATCCTGCCTGAGAAACTGCATGTGCCTTCCTCAGGTGCTGGATGCTTACACAAATGCCGGGATCAGACATATAGAACTCGGAAGCTGTCATAGTTATATCGAAGATATAGATGAACTCCTGAAGCGCTATCCTGATGTAGAATTCGTCATACACAACTACTTTCCTCCGCCGAGAGATTCGTTTATGATGAACCTCGCTGCTCAAGATAAGATTATACGTCAGCAGAGCCTAAATATATGCAGAAGAGCCATAGAGCTGTGCAGCTATATTGGGGCGGAGTTCTACTCGTTCCATCCCGGTTTCAGGATCGCAGGAGCTTTGGGCAGGGATTTCAGCCTGTCAGGTAAGACCATACCGTACGAGGAAGCGTTCAGAAACTTCACGAGATCGCTTGATGAGATACTATCATATGCAAGAGAGCACAAAATCAAGGTTGCTCTCGAGAACCTTGAGCACAAGAATGATGCATACATGATGACTAGACCATCTGAGTTCACGAGTGTCCTAGAGATGTTTCCTGAGCTTTTCTTGCTGCTGGACCTTGGTCATCTTAAGATCGCCTCACGCAGGCTGTGCTTCACAATGGAAGAGTTTATATCCTGTGTCCACGGCAGAGTCATCGGGGTACATGTGCATGAAAATGATAGTAGATCGGATCTGCACCTGGATCCCTCAAAAAGCGAACTTCTGGAACATATCAGCCGGATCAACTGTGATAATATCATACTGGAGAGCAAGAACATGACAATGACCGAGATAATTCGATGTGTGGATTCTCTATGGTCGCGCTTCGCATCTTAA
- a CDS encoding UDP-glucuronic acid decarboxylase family protein: MREIESINRELGEQYFQEKNILVTGGAGFLGSWICDALIAQGANVVCVDNLSSGLISNISHLLDADRFEFIQHDVSDLSRPLKIDQKLDLVIHMASRASPFEFEHYPIEILKANTIGLMASLDIARNHDARLLYTSTSEVYGNPTVVPTPESYNGNVNPIGPRGCYDEAKRCGEAYVMAYRNQYGLDVRIARIFNTYGPRIRWDCIYARAVPRFIAQAIRGEPITIFGDGTQTRSFTYVTDQIEGLLRLASIDEVKGAVVNIGNDRETMIIELAKIVLKITGSDSGIVYQPLPEDDPLRRCPDITKARELLGWAPKVALEDGLRRTVEWFRSCSGESV; the protein is encoded by the coding sequence ATGAGGGAGATAGAGAGTATTAACAGAGAACTCGGAGAGCAGTACTTTCAGGAAAAGAACATACTTGTCACAGGAGGTGCGGGCTTTCTGGGCTCCTGGATCTGCGACGCTCTTATTGCACAGGGTGCTAATGTTGTTTGTGTGGACAATCTCTCAAGCGGCCTTATCTCTAACATATCCCACCTTCTTGATGCAGACAGATTCGAATTCATCCAGCACGATGTATCGGATTTATCGAGGCCACTAAAAATCGATCAAAAGCTGGATCTTGTGATTCACATGGCAAGCAGGGCCTCGCCTTTTGAGTTCGAGCACTACCCGATTGAGATACTGAAGGCGAACACCATCGGATTGATGGCATCTTTGGATATCGCAAGAAATCACGATGCAAGGTTACTTTACACATCTACGAGCGAAGTGTATGGCAACCCGACGGTTGTGCCAACACCTGAAAGCTATAACGGCAATGTGAATCCAATCGGACCTCGAGGTTGCTATGACGAGGCAAAACGCTGCGGTGAAGCATATGTCATGGCATACAGGAACCAGTATGGACTCGATGTGAGGATTGCCCGCATATTCAACACATACGGCCCCAGGATACGCTGGGACTGTATCTATGCCCGGGCAGTTCCCAGGTTCATAGCCCAGGCAATTCGTGGAGAACCAATAACGATATTCGGAGATGGCACTCAGACCAGGAGCTTCACATATGTAACAGATCAGATCGAAGGGCTGTTGAGGCTCGCATCGATCGATGAAGTAAAGGGAGCTGTAGTCAACATCGGTAACGATAGAGAGACAATGATAATCGAGCTGGCGAAAATAGTGCTCAAGATAACAGGTTCTGACTCAGGTATAGTGTACCAGCCGCTGCCTGAAGATGACCCGTTGCGCCGCTGCCCTGATATCACCAAAGCGAGAGAGCTTCTTGGATGGGCGCCCAAGGTTGCGCTCGAAGACGGCCTCAGACGTACTGTCGAGTGGTTCAGATCGTGCTCAGGAGAGTCCGTTTGA
- the galU gene encoding UTP--glucose-1-phosphate uridylyltransferase GalU: MTERGYAGDGGGILGNPEIRKAVIPAAGQGTRFLPITRAQPKEMLPVVDKPVIQYVVEEAISSGIEDILIITGRGKRAIEDHFDVSCELEKTLLQKNDAKLYDQYRRISDLADIHYIRQKEPRGLGDAILHAERHCDGEPFAVLLGDTITVPYNGSEPCTSQMIKFYKKYHSTIVAVERVPKNKIQDYGIIDGTLLEDGVYKITDIVEKPSPEVAPSDLGAIGRYILMPEIFDILRTIKPGHGGEIQLTDALKCCGDAIGLVTRCRRYDIGDKISWMKSSLELALARDEFADELRRFMKSLLKE, encoded by the coding sequence ATGACAGAGAGGGGATATGCTGGTGACGGAGGGGGTATATTGGGAAATCCTGAAATCAGGAAAGCGGTGATACCTGCAGCCGGCCAGGGTACGAGATTTCTTCCAATAACCAGAGCACAGCCGAAGGAGATGCTGCCTGTTGTGGATAAGCCGGTCATACAGTATGTGGTAGAGGAGGCGATATCCTCAGGAATAGAGGATATCCTGATAATAACCGGCCGTGGCAAAAGGGCAATTGAAGATCACTTTGACGTATCCTGCGAGCTGGAAAAAACCTTGCTGCAGAAGAATGATGCCAAGCTCTACGACCAGTACAGAAGAATTTCAGATCTTGCAGATATACATTATATCCGGCAGAAAGAGCCGAGAGGACTAGGAGATGCAATTCTGCATGCAGAGAGGCACTGTGATGGTGAGCCCTTCGCAGTTTTGCTGGGTGACACGATAACAGTTCCATATAACGGTTCAGAGCCGTGTACCTCCCAGATGATAAAGTTTTACAAAAAGTATCACAGCACCATTGTGGCTGTGGAAAGAGTTCCGAAAAATAAAATACAGGACTACGGCATAATTGATGGTACGCTCTTGGAGGATGGCGTCTACAAGATAACTGATATAGTGGAGAAACCATCGCCGGAGGTGGCTCCATCAGACCTCGGAGCAATCGGCAGATACATACTTATGCCAGAGATATTCGATATCCTCAGGACTATTAAGCCCGGACATGGTGGCGAGATACAGCTCACCGATGCTCTAAAGTGCTGTGGTGATGCAATTGGGCTGGTCACACGTTGCCGTCGTTATGACATAGGCGACAAGATCAGCTGGATGAAGTCCAGCCTGGAACTGGCCCTCGCCAGAGATGAGTTTGCAGATGAGCTCAGGAGATTCATGAAGTCTCTTTTGAAAGAATAA
- a CDS encoding UDP-glucose dehydrogenase family protein, producing MKISVVGGGYVGLVSAVCFAELGHSVDLIEIDRAKCDAINAGQPPIYEVGLEERLSAHAGRNLHAYVEYDHIKYSDIIFICVGTPQGPDGHPDISNIISASESIGRALRDKDGTRYHVVVVKSTVPPGTTERQVIPSVLRQFGKNNDQIGFAVNPEFLREGMAVWDFLNPDRIVIGCRKKMDGDLVEAAYSGINAPVIRTGIMAAEMIKYASNAFLATKISYANEIGNICKKLGIDVYEVMRAVGLDRRIGPAFLNAGIGFGGSCLPKDVSALIALAEDMGEDPILLKSVMQINKLQPLRLIDLLIKRVGHLNGKKIAVLGLSFKENTDDVRESRSIVVIKELIRRGARVAAYDPKANQSMKRFLTEIDYCSSASEALTGADACLVMTEWPEFAHLDKEFDLMKSRIVIEGRRILSCNDREGICW from the coding sequence ATGAAGATATCAGTTGTTGGCGGCGGATATGTTGGTCTCGTTTCAGCTGTGTGTTTTGCGGAGCTTGGCCATTCCGTGGATTTGATTGAGATCGACAGGGCAAAATGCGATGCGATAAATGCAGGTCAGCCGCCCATATATGAGGTTGGTCTAGAAGAGCGTCTATCAGCCCATGCAGGTAGAAACCTGCATGCGTATGTTGAATACGATCATATAAAATATTCAGATATCATATTCATTTGTGTTGGTACGCCCCAGGGCCCTGATGGCCATCCTGATATCTCTAATATAATATCAGCCTCAGAATCCATCGGTAGGGCTTTGCGAGACAAAGATGGCACAAGATACCATGTGGTAGTGGTGAAGAGCACGGTACCTCCTGGAACCACTGAGAGGCAGGTCATACCTTCTGTTTTAAGGCAATTTGGTAAAAATAACGACCAAATCGGGTTTGCTGTGAATCCAGAATTTCTGCGGGAGGGCATGGCCGTATGGGACTTCCTGAACCCAGACAGGATTGTGATCGGCTGCCGCAAAAAGATGGATGGGGATCTTGTAGAGGCTGCCTACTCAGGCATAAACGCGCCGGTTATCCGCACAGGGATAATGGCTGCAGAGATGATAAAATATGCATCAAATGCATTTCTGGCCACCAAGATTTCATATGCAAATGAGATAGGTAACATATGCAAGAAGCTTGGGATAGATGTCTATGAAGTGATGCGCGCCGTTGGGCTTGATAGGAGGATAGGTCCCGCATTTCTGAATGCCGGAATCGGCTTCGGAGGTAGCTGCCTTCCCAAGGACGTTTCTGCTCTAATCGCTCTGGCCGAGGATATGGGTGAAGACCCAATTCTCCTGAAATCCGTCATGCAAATCAATAAACTTCAGCCGCTGCGACTAATAGATCTGCTTATAAAGAGAGTTGGTCATTTGAATGGCAAAAAGATAGCTGTTCTAGGTCTCTCCTTTAAAGAAAATACAGATGATGTGAGAGAATCTAGGTCCATAGTCGTTATAAAGGAGCTTATTAGGAGAGGAGCAAGAGTCGCCGCATATGATCCCAAGGCCAACCAGTCCATGAAAAGATTCCTGACAGAAATCGATTACTGCTCGAGCGCATCCGAAGCTCTTACTGGTGCAGATGCATGTTTGGTTATGACAGAATGGCCGGAGTTTGCTCATCTTGATAAAGAATTCGATCTTATGAAATCCAGAATTGTTATAGAGGGTAGAAGGATACTCTCATGCAATGACAGAGAGGGGATATGCTGGTGA
- a CDS encoding lysylphosphatidylglycerol synthase transmembrane domain-containing protein, with protein MIFRKTLRLAFGLLLVAVLLHRLGPSEVAQTIISARPVYVLMAASVYALTFLILSTRWRMILHDMGGNIPLVSAYQAFAGGMILSDITPARIGELSRPLLVRDRIEMSRALASVVLDRLSDILTMFILGACGLGLFFGEEMIEIPLVLAIVALTSVVIWRRRTEIADRLRGSDRLAPLARSFDALSAINDIRLVMIRSVLLTTIAWITHALRVYILASSVDQTPSLQMLFLLLPLVSALSLIPVSISGIGLVEGGMAALLASQGIPASTGLSIAFLDRMVTVAFHIIAGGRAASRII; from the coding sequence ATGATATTCAGAAAGACTCTCCGGCTCGCGTTTGGCCTGCTTCTGGTAGCTGTACTGCTCCACAGGCTCGGACCGTCCGAGGTCGCGCAAACGATCATCTCAGCAAGGCCTGTGTATGTTCTCATGGCAGCCTCGGTCTACGCCCTCACGTTTCTTATTCTATCAACAAGATGGAGGATGATCCTTCACGATATGGGCGGAAATATACCACTGGTATCAGCGTACCAGGCATTCGCGGGCGGGATGATCCTCTCCGACATCACCCCAGCCAGGATCGGGGAGCTCTCTCGGCCTCTTCTTGTTAGGGACAGGATCGAGATGAGCAGAGCTCTCGCATCGGTCGTCCTCGACAGGCTCTCGGATATCCTCACGATGTTCATCCTAGGAGCCTGTGGGCTGGGCCTGTTCTTTGGGGAAGAAATGATAGAAATCCCGCTGGTGCTCGCGATCGTGGCCCTGACCTCTGTGGTGATCTGGCGGAGAAGAACAGAGATCGCCGATAGACTGAGAGGCTCGGACCGCCTGGCGCCGCTCGCCCGATCGTTCGATGCCCTCAGCGCGATAAACGACATCAGGCTCGTCATGATCAGATCTGTTCTCCTGACCACAATCGCCTGGATCACACATGCGCTGAGGGTGTACATCCTCGCGAGCTCCGTCGACCAGACGCCATCGCTTCAGATGTTGTTTCTTCTGCTGCCGCTCGTCAGCGCTCTATCTCTAATACCAGTAAGCATCTCAGGCATTGGTCTGGTCGAGGGCGGCATGGCAGCGCTCCTCGCCTCCCAGGGGATCCCCGCATCAACTGGCCTCTCGATAGCTTTCCTGGACCGGATGGTGACAGTTGCATTCCACATCATCGCAGGCGGGCGGGCTGCTTCCAGAATTATATGA
- a CDS encoding DUF1616 domain-containing protein translates to MDLKEIPLDAILTFILLLIGDAGAYLGVPLIAFPVILLLPGYALSVALFPHRDDLNPIERLVMSIGLNVSLVCMLAVGIDFLGMRLWYAPLLVALTAATAAFVIVSILQRRGGVHSNLKLLELRISIKRTVPILLLVMAIVIALSMEQERPVELYLTDQNGDVPTTSDVMVVVANHAGNVSYRLDIIGDERTLSSHQFTLDGESIWSMNLSSEEIRNTSRVEIMLSKGGDPIRRVHLLTKP, encoded by the coding sequence ATGGATTTGAAAGAGATTCCCCTGGATGCGATTCTGACATTTATACTGCTGTTAATCGGAGACGCAGGCGCATACCTTGGGGTCCCGTTGATCGCATTTCCGGTCATCCTGCTCCTGCCAGGCTATGCGCTCTCGGTGGCTCTGTTCCCGCACAGGGACGACCTCAATCCAATCGAGCGCCTGGTGATGAGCATCGGGCTGAACGTATCACTGGTTTGCATGCTTGCCGTGGGTATTGATTTCCTGGGCATGCGCCTCTGGTATGCGCCGCTCCTAGTCGCTCTCACTGCCGCAACTGCTGCCTTCGTGATCGTGTCCATCCTGCAGAGGCGCGGAGGGGTTCACTCCAATTTGAAACTCCTGGAGCTCAGGATAAGCATCAAGCGGACAGTTCCGATCCTGCTTTTAGTTATGGCGATCGTGATCGCTCTGAGCATGGAGCAGGAGAGGCCTGTCGAGCTATATCTCACAGACCAGAACGGAGATGTGCCCACAACATCAGATGTGATGGTCGTTGTGGCTAACCACGCTGGCAACGTCAGCTACAGACTGGATATAATCGGCGACGAACGCACTCTGAGCAGCCACCAGTTCACGCTCGATGGAGAATCGATCTGGTCGATGAACCTCAGCTCTGAGGAGATTAGAAACACATCCAGGGTGGAGATCATGCTCTCCAAGGGAGGCGATCCGATCCGGCGGGTTCATCTCCTGACGAAACCCTGA
- a CDS encoding glycosyltransferase family 39 protein produces MREHLDRRNHALEIMLFLGGLLGLALSRIDILAVILFAACYSILIYRTWLTESPAGLALCSIQSSLVLAFRFEYLTWGDPWFEYSMILKIMKSGLLTPAYYPDQQPALHALIAAASTYMHTEAMPLQKFLVPSFSAAGIISLYLLARDFFDDRIAITSGLLLSVGTAYIHWISQAATESLGIPIALIAFYISYRALGSTRYLPVALITISSLALTHHLTAMIFVVWINSFTIAYLLFVSENHKDALRALILSLFALAVPLMWWSIRLPSIYRLVIGTADRLIPAAIPGDPVAVIFIIIISIYVSLSLLEDRIVYIRSHAHRLQHLAAPVYYGLIAFTAIGAAFALNFLLGRSFFVLSYPLSFYTNGLMMIVLALIGLRGFMNTRGMPFLAWAGGVAVLFLGSILKLYYFEDPLRFIEFIYPSLAVIGAYGFVYLIQRSNAKAGATAMALMCLFSLVVAFPSTVFWGQEFPQSDPRYDARASIIYHPETEIMALDYLRGRAEGMLHTDRYVGYASLQLENITSDLSIDLLERKSTSAREKLDPDRFSGGIDFVLVRERMMRYAEFGEWLLKEKMPLRQDEIEKLERKTSRIYDNGEAWIYMG; encoded by the coding sequence ATGAGAGAGCATCTTGACAGGCGCAATCATGCACTTGAGATCATGCTTTTTCTCGGAGGTCTCTTGGGGCTCGCCCTGAGCAGGATTGACATACTGGCCGTGATCCTTTTCGCAGCTTGCTACTCGATTCTGATATACCGCACCTGGCTGACAGAAAGTCCGGCGGGCCTTGCCCTCTGCAGCATTCAGTCATCACTTGTGCTGGCATTCCGCTTCGAGTATCTCACATGGGGCGACCCATGGTTCGAGTACTCGATGATACTCAAAATTATGAAGAGCGGACTTCTCACTCCTGCATACTATCCCGACCAGCAGCCTGCGCTTCACGCTCTGATCGCGGCCGCGTCGACGTACATGCACACCGAAGCCATGCCACTCCAGAAGTTTTTGGTTCCCTCATTCAGCGCAGCTGGCATCATATCCCTGTATCTCCTCGCAAGGGATTTCTTCGATGACAGGATCGCCATAACCTCTGGCCTGCTCCTCTCAGTTGGCACCGCATACATACACTGGATATCCCAGGCTGCAACTGAATCTCTCGGCATCCCCATAGCGCTGATCGCTTTCTACATCTCATACAGAGCTCTTGGGAGCACACGATACCTTCCGGTTGCTCTTATCACCATAAGTTCTCTCGCGCTCACACATCATTTGACGGCAATGATCTTCGTTGTCTGGATCAACTCATTCACCATTGCGTACCTGCTGTTCGTTTCTGAAAACCATAAAGACGCCCTCAGGGCTCTTATCCTCTCGCTCTTTGCATTAGCTGTTCCACTCATGTGGTGGAGCATTAGACTGCCAAGCATCTACAGACTTGTGATTGGCACAGCAGACAGGCTCATTCCAGCTGCAATCCCGGGAGATCCTGTTGCTGTGATATTCATTATCATAATCTCGATCTATGTATCGCTCAGCCTTTTGGAAGATCGTATCGTATACATTAGATCACATGCACACCGCCTTCAGCACCTCGCTGCGCCTGTGTATTATGGATTGATTGCATTTACAGCAATCGGCGCAGCCTTTGCTCTGAACTTTCTTCTTGGAAGATCCTTCTTCGTGCTGAGCTATCCGCTGTCATTCTATACGAACGGCCTTATGATGATCGTCCTTGCGCTTATCGGCCTGAGGGGCTTTATGAATACAAGGGGCATGCCGTTCCTGGCGTGGGCTGGCGGTGTAGCTGTGCTCTTTCTGGGCAGCATACTGAAGCTGTACTATTTTGAGGATCCTCTAAGGTTCATAGAGTTCATATATCCATCGCTTGCGGTTATCGGAGCTTATGGCTTTGTATATCTGATCCAGAGGTCGAATGCAAAAGCTGGAGCCACCGCCATGGCTCTGATGTGTCTTTTCAGCCTGGTTGTGGCGTTCCCATCAACCGTTTTCTGGGGACAGGAGTTCCCACAGAGCGATCCAAGGTATGACGCCAGGGCATCTATAATATACCATCCGGAGACGGAGATCATGGCGCTCGACTATCTGAGAGGCAGGGCGGAGGGCATGTTGCATACAGACAGATATGTTGGATACGCCTCGCTCCAGCTGGAAAACATCACATCAGATCTCTCAATAGATCTGCTGGAGCGGAAAAGCACCTCTGCGCGCGAGAAGCTGGATCCAGACAGGTTCTCAGGCGGCATCGACTTTGTTCTGGTTCGCGAGAGGATGATGCGATACGCTGAATTCGGTGAGTGGCTGCTCAAGGAGAAAATGCCGCTTAGACAGGATGAGATCGAGAAGCTCGAGAGGAAGACGTCCAGGATATACGATAATGGAGAGGCCTGGATTTACATGGGATAA
- a CDS encoding undecaprenyl-diphosphate phosphatase, which yields MRHKKILRLAFGLLIGCPLIITRPMLRLRGSSTGDREAIITKEMAILGLAQSFSILPGVTRFGTTLTVHLMRGVNLYDALLISFIISVSAVLGAIALDCFTGSVSIQPLPGAAIMISSFITGYATVDVLTRFARDVSFSWLCIAIGMITLAAR from the coding sequence ATGCGCCACAAAAAGATCCTCCGGCTCGCTTTCGGTCTGCTGATAGGCTGTCCGCTCATAATCACAAGACCGATGCTCAGGCTGCGCGGCTCGTCCACCGGAGACAGAGAGGCGATCATCACGAAGGAGATGGCCATCCTGGGACTGGCCCAGAGCTTCTCGATACTTCCCGGAGTCACGAGATTCGGCACAACACTCACAGTTCATCTTATGCGTGGAGTGAATTTGTATGATGCTCTTCTGATATCATTCATCATAAGTGTGTCCGCGGTCCTCGGCGCGATCGCGCTCGACTGCTTCACAGGATCTGTCTCGATTCAACCGCTGCCCGGAGCAGCGATAATGATATCTTCGTTCATCACCGGGTATGCGACGGTGGATGTGCTTACGAGATTTGCGAGGGATGTCAGCTTCTCGTGGCTCTGCATTGCAATCGGGATGATCACGCTGGCAGCGCGATGA